The Bernardetia sp. genome contains the following window.
TCTGCTCCACAATGTGAACATTCCTCCACAATACTTTCAGCACGATGCTCTTGACTCTCTTGATTTTGTTTTTCTAGTTCTTCTCTTAATTCTTTTTCCTTCTCTTCAAACTCCTCCTCATCTACATGATGAGTTGTTTGTGTTGCAATTTCGGCAGATACAATGCCAGTAGGTACAGCAAGAACTCCATAACCCAATACCATTACTACGGCAGCAATTCCTCTACCTAAAGCACTCTGAGGAGCAATATCTCCATACCCAACTGTTGTAAGTGTAACAATTGCCCAATAAATACTTTTTGGAATACTAGAAAAACCTGGGTTGTTTTTACCTTCTACTAAAAACATCACAAAACCTAGTAAAACTACATTGGTAGCTACAAAAATGACAAAAACGGTTATCTTATGACGACTTGCTCGCAGAGCTTGTGTCAGCACTTGTGCCTCTCCTGTGTATTGGTTCATATCTAGCACTTTAAAAATACTGATAATTCGTGTTACACGGAGAAGAAGGAAAAAATTACTTCCTGCAAATGTCCAAGAAAAAATAGCAGGCACGAAGGCTAGTAAATCAATGATTCCATAAAAACTTAAAATATAGCGCATCGGACGATGAGAGGTAGCGACTCGCAAAATATACTCAATAGCAAAAAGTCCTGTAACAGCCATCTCAACAGCAAGAAGATATGTTCCATACTGTTGGTCTATTTCTGATACGCTCTGCATCATCACAACTACCAGACTAAGAACAATTAGAGAAAGTAGAGCCGTATCAAATACTTTTCCTTCAATCGTATTTGACTTAAAAAAAAGACGGTCAAGGCGCATTCGCCACTTATTTCGTGCAAATCGTCTTCCTTTACTAAATCTAATTGACTTTTTCTTTTTTATTTTTTTTACTGGTGATTCGGTTTTGATAACTTTTTTTTCTTTGAGTGTCGAAGACTCCATAAATACGTAAATATTTTATACAAACATTATCATTTATTCTATTGATTTTATTTTTCAAAGTATTTTAGCTATACTTTTTTCAAACTTTAAATGAATGATTAAAAAACAAAAAAATTGCGTCTAATACTTCTTTAGATATAAAAAATAACGAATAAAAACAGTTAGTTTGTACGAACTAGGATAGAATTGTTTCGATAATTTATTGATTAAGCAAAAACTTGTTTCATTTTTGATTTGGTGTGTTAAAGTCTATTTTATTACAACACAGAACCTAAGATTAGGTTTATTTATCTTTTTCTACCATAATTTTATAATTGTTCTGTATGCTTTTGTCGAAAGTCTAACCTAATTTACGGTTTAGTTTTGTTAATACAAAGTATTTTCGTAGCGAAAAAATCATTTCATAAAAAAACTTTACAAACAAAGAGTAAAATTTTCCTTTATCTGTAAAGTTTCTGTGTTACTACTTAAAATCGCTTATATTTTCCTTTTGCTTTTGGTCGCTTCTTTTTCTTCGGACGTTTAGGATATTGTTTCATCAAAGGTCCGGGGCGAGAAGGATGGTATTTTTTCTTACGAATAAGCCCACGCCCATACCCACGTTTTCCTTCATAGTCTGCTGTCGGAATTTCATTGAATTTGTATCCTAGCATAATTTCATTGGTGCTTCCAAATGCCCCTACTATGTCTCCGATAGGAAAATCTCTAACATACCCAAAGCTAAAACGCCCATAGTTTACTCCAGCACCTACATTTACAGCATAGTTGCTGCGATATGCTCCACTTACCCAAAAGGTATTGTCATACATATATTGCAGCCCTCCTTCATATTGAAAGGGGACATTGGGTACTTGCCTCAAAACTACCATTGGGCGAAACTCTCCAGCTCCTGCTGGAATCATTCCACGAATAGAAAGCATAAAGTGATTTTGAAGGCGAATATTATCATCTGTTTCATCTTCTGGACTAAATGCTGGGTTAAGCAGTTGAGGAACAGAAAGACCAATTTCTAAATTTTGTCTAAAAGTATAACTTGCTCCAAAACCTACTTCAAATCCAAAAAATTTACCTGAATTATTGAGTAAAATAGGGTCAGTGGGATGGCGAATATACCAATCATCAAAATTGATTTGATTATAGACAAGACCTCCCATGATGCCGAAAGAGAGCTTTGAACTATTTTCATATTGCCCTAGTAGGTGATAACCATAAGAAACCATTGCTTTGGTTCGGCTCGTACTCTTGATTTCGTCTTGCTGAACAAAAAAACCTAGTCCAGAACGATACTCATAGAAAGGCAAATCTACTGTCAAGAGAACCGTTTTTGGAGCATCTTCAAAACCAGCCCATTGAGAACGATAGGTAAGAAAAACAGAACTATAATCCGAACGCCCTGTCCAAGCTGGGTTTTGCACAAAAGGATGTGAGAAGTATTGACTATAAATTGGCACTTGCTGTGCAAGAACTGAATTTGAAGTAGCGTAACCAAAAACTATCAGAACAAAGTTCAGTAATAGGATTAAGATACGTTTTGTATATAATTGTTTCATAAAATGATTGTCTATTTTTAGTCTGAACAATATAAAAATACTATTCAAAATAAAGTTTATTTAATCGTTGTCAAAGGCAAGCCTTTGTCCTACCTTATTATTTCAAAAGAACCTTTCAGGATAGTTCTGATGCCTTCAAATTTTAAAACATAGAAATATGTTCCTGCTGGCAAAATCCCCCCTGTTTCGTTTGTTCCTTGCCAGTCATTACGATAATTTTCTGTACGGAAGACTTCTTGTCCCCAACGGTTGATAATAATTAGCTCATTGTTTGGATAACGCTCTATATCTTCAACAAAAAACTCATCGTTCAGACCGTTTCCATCTGGCGTAATCACATCGACTGTTCTGACTTTTGGTGTTCCGATAACAGTGACAAAAACACTATCATAAGTAACACAACCATAGATATTTTCTGCCCTTACGGTGTACATTGTACTAATAGTTGGTTTAGCTATTGGTGTTGAGGTAGAATCTCCTGTCAGTGTTTCGCTTGGCGTCCAAACATAATTGATTGCTCCGTTGGCAAAAAGCTGCACATCAAAGCCAATATTAATTGTTGTATCTGGTGTAATTTCCAAAATTGGAGAAGGACGAATAGTAATAGTGGCAATATTACTACTGTCTGTAAAACAATCATTTATTACTAATCTTCTATAAAAAGTAGTTGTATCTATTGGCGTTGGCTGATAGCCAGATGTATTTGTATTAGCAATGTCTGTCCAATTGATTCTATCTCTTGAATTTTGCCATTGATAACGGAACTGTCCAATTTCGTTGAGCGTGTCTAAAAGAACTGTTCCCTCTAGTCTTCCCAATGTATCTAAACTACAATCTACAAATCCTTCATCAATGATATTATTTTTAATGGTTGGATTAATAGTAAGAGCAATAACATTTGAGGTATCACTAAAGCAAGGTACACGTACAATACGACGATATTCTGTATCAAAATTGATAGCTCCTGTAAAATAGTCTTGGTCTCCTCCTACGGTTCTCCAAACTGCCGTTGAATCGTTCAACTTTCTTGACTGCCAAACAAATCGGTATGCTGTACTGTCATTACCTCCTTGTGTTGGAAATGTTCCTCTGAGCGTATCGGCAGCAAACCCTTCACAAACTGTAGTTTGTGGAGAAGAAATCTGATTGTTTTCTATAAATCGTACGACTTCTATTTTTACGACATTACTAAAATCTGCTGGACAATCTCCTGACCTGACTCCTCTTCGTACATAGGTTGTCCGCTGTGGGGTAACAGGGTTATAACTATTGATAGAATCCGTTTCGGTAGGCACCCAAACTAGGCTATCAAATGAAACCTCCCATAAAATTTCTATATTGCCAGCCTCTCCTGCAATAGCTTCTGTAGCTGTTATGATTGAAGCTGTATCTCCTTGACATATTTTCTCTCCCCCAAAAAGGAAGTTATTTCTAGCATTCTGAACTATGTTCACTAAAAGTCTATTACTTGTATCTGGCTGACATCCTCCCAAAACAATTCTTCTAAAATAATTTACCCCTCCAAAAAGCGTATCTGGAACAAAAGTCTGTGTTCCTGTAAAGTTACCTGTACTGAAAGTAAATGTTGAACTGCTAAACCAAGCGATTGTATCTTGCGACTGTTGGTAGAAAAATTGATAGTCTTCCCTGTCGCCCTCTGGATCTGTACCTGTGATAGAAATAGTAGTAGAATCTCCAACACAAATTTCAGTAGAAGGTGTAGTAATTTGGTTCAGTCCGAATGGCTTAGCTACTGGAATAAAGACAACATTACTCGTATCTGTCTGACAGGTATCTATTACCAAACGCCTAAAGTAAGAAGATTCATTGAGTGCAAAATTTGGAGCATCTAATGTATCTCCTCTATCAGCCCAATTCAAACTATCAAAAGAGAATTGCCATTGATAACTATATGTTCCTCCTCCACCTCTGGGCACAGAACCAATAACTGCCCAAGTCGTATCTCCTTCACAGATAATTTCTCCCTCAAACTCTGCTGTAATTGTGTTATTTCTAATAGCAGAAATGACATTGACAGAAACTAAGTCACTTGTATCGACTTGACATCCTCCTAAAACAACCCTTCTAAAGTAATTTATTCCTCCAAAAAGTGTGTCTGGAACAAAAGTATGTTGTGTATCTGTAAATGTTCCTGTGCTAAATGTAAAAGTAGAACTACTAAACCAAGCAATTGTGTCTCTTGATTGCTGATAGAAATAACTATATTCACCATCATTTTGAGGACTTGTTCCCGAAATAGTAATGGTAGCTGAGTCTCCTAAACAAATATTGGTAAAAGGAACACTAATGCTATTATCTCCGAAGGAACGAATAATTGGAATCAAGACTACATTACTGGTGTCGGTAGTACAAGAATCGATAACCAAACGTCTAAAATACGTCGACTCTGTGAGGTCAAATGGTGTAATATGAGTAGAATCATCTCGGTCTGCCCAGCGAATACTATCAAAAGAAACTTG
Protein-coding sequences here:
- a CDS encoding ion transporter, with product MESSTLKEKKVIKTESPVKKIKKKKSIRFSKGRRFARNKWRMRLDRLFFKSNTIEGKVFDTALLSLIVLSLVVVMMQSVSEIDQQYGTYLLAVEMAVTGLFAIEYILRVATSHRPMRYILSFYGIIDLLAFVPAIFSWTFAGSNFFLLLRVTRIISIFKVLDMNQYTGEAQVLTQALRASRHKITVFVIFVATNVVLLGFVMFLVEGKNNPGFSSIPKSIYWAIVTLTTVGYGDIAPQSALGRGIAAVVMVLGYGVLAVPTGIVSAEIATQTTHHVDEEEFEEKEKELREELEKQNQESQEHRAESIVEECSHCGAEHHTELASFCYKCGNELI
- a CDS encoding PorP/SprF family type IX secretion system membrane protein; the protein is MKQLYTKRILILLLNFVLIVFGYATSNSVLAQQVPIYSQYFSHPFVQNPAWTGRSDYSSVFLTYRSQWAGFEDAPKTVLLTVDLPFYEYRSGLGFFVQQDEIKSTSRTKAMVSYGYHLLGQYENSSKLSFGIMGGLVYNQINFDDWYIRHPTDPILLNNSGKFFGFEVGFGASYTFRQNLEIGLSVPQLLNPAFSPEDETDDNIRLQNHFMLSIRGMIPAGAGEFRPMVVLRQVPNVPFQYEGGLQYMYDNTFWVSGAYRSNYAVNVGAGVNYGRFSFGYVRDFPIGDIVGAFGSTNEIMLGYKFNEIPTADYEGKRGYGRGLIRKKKYHPSRPGPLMKQYPKRPKKKKRPKAKGKYKRF